GATAATTCTGTAAACGGGTTTTGAAAAATTATATTGAGCAAAAACTTTCTCTGGAATCAAAACAATTACAATCATCGCAATTCCGATAATTATAGACATTTTTTGCTGCATTCCTGCCAGAAAGAAACCACGACCCAATAATCCAAAAATTAAACCAATTACTCCATAAGCGGTTAATCGGCCGAAATGATAGGTGAGAATTTGTGTTATTTTTTTAGCCTCATTTTGATGATCTACAGGAAGCATCATAGCAATTGGACCGCACATTCCTACGCAGTGAAGACTACTGATAAGACCCAAAAATAAAGCTGAAAATAACATTTTGTATCTATTTAATTAACGTAAATAACTTCTTTGGTTAAATATCTTTTACCTTCATACTGCCATTCCATATTGACATCCCAACGGCCTTTAATCAATTTATTCTGTGGAATAATTAATGAAGAATTGTTTAGTGCGATTTGGGTATTAAAATCGAATTTTTTATTTGAAGGTCTGTATAACTGAACATTTCCTTTTATCTTGTCACTTTCAAAACCTGCAGGAAAAGTTATTGACAAACCATTGTCAGTTGTATATTTAATTAATGGTTTGTGTTGCAAATCGTGTGCATTTTGAATTCTGGCCATTTCTTCCTGAAAATGCGTATCGTGTTTGTAGTATTCTTCTACAACCAACTCATTATCGTATTTAGAATTTGATTGTACTTCAAAAACAAAATATAAAATAAATGTCATAAACAGTGCAAATGCAATGACAATTCCGGTACCCCAATTAATTTTCATGATATATAATTTTAATTAAAACTTCGTGGTCCTAAGAAATTCGTGGTTGTTGTTTCGAGGAGTTCAGAACCATTATACACTCCTATTTTAACTTTAGTTTTATCACTTTCTAACAATACCTCATCAATTTTGATGAATAAAGTTCCTTGTGATATTCCTTCTTTTGCGACTTTAAAATGTCTTTTCCCAACATTATCAATCTCTCCTTTTTGATCGATTAGTTCAAAGTGAATATCGTTGT
This is a stretch of genomic DNA from Flavobacterium endoglycinae. It encodes these proteins:
- a CDS encoding FixH family protein; translation: MKINWGTGIVIAFALFMTFILYFVFEVQSNSKYDNELVVEEYYKHDTHFQEEMARIQNAHDLQHKPLIKYTTDNGLSITFPAGFESDKIKGNVQLYRPSNKKFDFNTQIALNNSSLIIPQNKLIKGRWDVNMEWQYEGKRYLTKEVIYVN